One Scyliorhinus canicula chromosome 14, sScyCan1.1, whole genome shotgun sequence genomic region harbors:
- the LOC119977084 gene encoding WD repeat-containing protein 20-like → MAAEGGGKELNEIKSQFWTREGAYQLLSLSEYSRPNRMPLSAAQGTTPVRVSLVNVREPSAGGQRICFNVGRELYLYLYRGPRKDLLSAQNQANSPSGTVV, encoded by the coding sequence ATGGCAGCGGAGGGCGGCGGGAAGGAGCTGAACGAGATCAAGTCTCAGTTCTGGACCCGGGAGGGAGCCTATCAGCTGCTCAGTCTGTCCGAGTACAGCCGCCCCAACCGGATGCCGCTCAGCGCCGCCCAGGGCACCACCCCGGTCCGGGTGTCGCTGGTCAACGTCCGCGAGCCCAGCGCCGGTGGGCAGCGCATCTGCTTCAATGTGGGCCGCGAGCTTTACCTCTACCTGTACCGGGGCCCGCGCAAGGATCTGCTGTCGGCACAGAATCAAGCAAATTCGCCCAGTGGGACCGTGGTGTAG